CCGCCAATCTTCGCCAAGCTCACCCGCAACGCTTCTCCCACCGCCATCGCCTGGGTGGGCATGGCTTCCACCTGAGCTGCCTCTTGATCCAGCCAGAATAGATCCTCCACTCGACAGCCCAAAGCCTTGGCTAGCCGCAGCGCCACCGTCGTAGATAGGGACGTTTGACCCGACTCAACACCGCCAATGGTTTGACGACTCACACCCGCCATAGACGCTAGGTCTTGCTGACTAAGTCTTAAGCGTAGCCGAGTCTGCTTTAAGCCATTGCGTAGCTCATCTTTCACAGCATTACCAAGGGAATCCATTGAAACATTATTATAAGTGCCCCATCCCCTACCATTTCTCCATTCTGGCGGGTGAGCCCTTGCCTGCCCTCCCGACTCAAACAACCCCATCTGCGGTTTGTACTCAGCAACACGGTTTTTCTAAAAGACGCCAGTAGAATTGACATTAGGTAAATATATTGTCTTCTAGGATTGGAGACTCACCATGAAATACAGTCCCCGTAATGCTCTGACTGGAACCATCAAAGAGATCATCCCAGGGATGGTCAACGTCGAAGTTGTGATTGACATTGCCCCAGATCTTGAGATTGTTTCGGTAATTACCAAAACATCCAGCGAGCGGTTAAACCTCGCGGTTGGTCAGGAAGTTTGCGCCTTGGTGAAGGCATCGAACGTCATGTTGGCCGTTGAGTAGGAGAGCGATCGCCATGCAAACCTACCGCCGTTCAAACCTGTCGCTGCTGACCGTCATCCTTGGCTTAGCGACAGTAGGCTGCGTTCAAGCGGAGAATCCGTCCATCCCCGCATCAAGCACAGACACCACAGATCCAGACACCGTTGAACTCACGATCTCGGTGGCGGCTAGCGTGCAGGATGCCATGCAGGACATCCAAACGGCCTATCAAACCGCAGTTCCCAACGTGGCCATCACCTATAACTTTGGATCCTCCGGCTCCCTAGCTCAGCAGATTAGCCAAGGCGCACCAGCCGATATCTTTTTGTCCGCCTCAGATCAATGGATGGACGACCTGGAAGAGCAGAACATGATTCTGCCCGGCTCACGCCAAGATCTATTGCTCAATACCCTGGTGTTGATCGTGCGGGCAGATCAATCAGGCGTGAGCAGCTTTGAGGATCTGGGCAGCGATCGCGTCAGTAAGCTAGCCATAGGTGAGCCAGACAGCGTGCCCGCCGGGGGCTATGCCAAAGAAACGCTGATCAGCCTCAATATGTTTGATGCTCTGCAACCCAAGCTGGTCTTTGGGAAAGACGTGCGGCAGGTGCTGTCCTACGTTGCCACGGGCAATGTCGATGCAGGGTTAGTCTATGCCACCGATGCCAGATTGTTTGACCAAGTTGAAGTGGTCAGTACAGCATCAGCAGACATGCACTCACCGATCCTGTATCCGGTCGGCGTGGTTGCCACCAGCGACCATGGGGAAGCCGCTCAAGCGTTTGTCGATTTTCTCTCCAGCGACACAGCCGTGGCCATCTTTGAAGACTACGGATTTACCATGGCAGACTAGCGCCAGCCTCCCCACGGCATGTCTCTGAATTAGACCCTCTCTCACCTATGCCAACAACGCGATCGCTCCTGGCCTTCCTCTAGGCTGAACCATGATGCCCAACGACCTTGCACCGCTGTGGATTTCCCTCAAAACCGCCTTCTCAGCCACCCTTCTTGTTGTGATTCTAGGGATCCTCAGCGCCCGCTGGATGCTCAGCTATCGCGGCCGCGCTCGGGGGCTCATTGACGGCATCCTCACCCTTCCCCTCGTCCTGCCGCCGACGGTGGTGGGCTTTTTACTGCTCCTGCTGCTAGGTAAACATGGCCCCATTGGTCGGGCGATCGCCCCCTTCGGCATCACCGTGATCTTCACCTGGACAGCAGTGGTGATCGCGGCAACGGTGGTGGCCTTTCCCCTGATGTACAAAACCGTGCTGAGCGCCTTCGAGCAAGTTGATCCAACGCTGATCAGCTCTGCCCGCACGCTAGGGGCATCCGAATGGCGCATTTTCTGGCAGATTTTACTGCCCTTGGCCTGGCCGGGTCTCCTAGCCGGAACGGTGTTAGCCTTTGCCCGAGCCCTGGGTGAATTTGGGGCAACCTTGATGGTGGGCGGCAGCATTCCTGGCATCACCCAAACAATCCCCATTGCCATTTTCTTTGCGGCGGAGTCGGGGCGCATGGGGGTTGCCTTGGTTTGGGTAGTGTTAATGGTGGCCCTATCCCTGCTCGTGATCGCCGGCATTAACTATGGGAACCGGCCCCGCTCCCATCAGCCAAGCATGGCCCATGGCCTCGTCACCCTTGGGTTTAACTGGATCTTCTTCAAACGCTTAAAGAGCAGCCTGTTTGGCATACCGTCAACCATCGTGCCCCGAGACCCAGACTCCCATGCCAAACCGACCTTCGCCCTCGTCTCGTCATCCCCCTCTGCCCAGGAAGCAGCTCATCTCAGCGTTGCCGTTGAAAAGCAGGTGCCTGGGTTTCACCTCAAGGTTCACGTTCACGCCAAGGCTGAACCCTTGGGGATTTTGGGAGCCTCCGGATCAGGCAAAAGCATCACCCTACGGTGTATTGCCGGGTTAGAAACGCCCTCCCGAGGACGCATTGTGCTCAACAATCGGGTGTTGTTCGACTCGGAGCAAGGCATTAATGTCCCTAGTCGCGATCGCCGCGTGGGCCTAGTCTTCCAAAACTATGCCCTGTTCCCCCACCTCACCGTTGCCCAAAATATTGCCTTTGGGATGCAGGCCATTCCACGACAGCGCCGCGCCGCAGAGGTTGTGAAGTATATAGACATGATTGACCTGTCCGGGATGGGCGATCGCTACCCCCATCAACTCTCGGGCGGGCAGCAGCAGCGGGTGGCCCTGGCCCGAGCCATGGCCATTCAACCGGACATTCTCCTCTTGGATGAACCTCTATCGGCCCTCGATAGCTATCTGCGCAGTCACATCGAAAAATTATTGATTGAGCTGCTGTCCCACTATCAAGGCATCACGATCTTTATCA
This portion of the Leptolyngbya sp. CCY15150 genome encodes:
- a CDS encoding molybdopterin-binding protein, with protein sequence MKYSPRNALTGTIKEIIPGMVNVEVVIDIAPDLEIVSVITKTSSERLNLAVGQEVCALVKASNVMLAVE
- the modA gene encoding molybdate ABC transporter substrate-binding protein — translated: MQTYRRSNLSLLTVILGLATVGCVQAENPSIPASSTDTTDPDTVELTISVAASVQDAMQDIQTAYQTAVPNVAITYNFGSSGSLAQQISQGAPADIFLSASDQWMDDLEEQNMILPGSRQDLLLNTLVLIVRADQSGVSSFEDLGSDRVSKLAIGEPDSVPAGGYAKETLISLNMFDALQPKLVFGKDVRQVLSYVATGNVDAGLVYATDARLFDQVEVVSTASADMHSPILYPVGVVATSDHGEAAQAFVDFLSSDTAVAIFEDYGFTMAD
- the modB gene encoding molybdate ABC transporter permease subunit, which gives rise to MPNDLAPLWISLKTAFSATLLVVILGILSARWMLSYRGRARGLIDGILTLPLVLPPTVVGFLLLLLLGKHGPIGRAIAPFGITVIFTWTAVVIAATVVAFPLMYKTVLSAFEQVDPTLISSARTLGASEWRIFWQILLPLAWPGLLAGTVLAFARALGEFGATLMVGGSIPGITQTIPIAIFFAAESGRMGVALVWVVLMVALSLLVIAGINYGNRPRSHQPSMAHGLVTLGFNWIFFKRLKSSLFGIPSTIVPRDPDSHAKPTFALVSSSPSAQEAAHLSVAVEKQVPGFHLKVHVHAKAEPLGILGASGSGKSITLRCIAGLETPSRGRIVLNNRVLFDSEQGINVPSRDRRVGLVFQNYALFPHLTVAQNIAFGMQAIPRQRRAAEVVKYIDMIDLSGMGDRYPHQLSGGQQQRVALARAMAIQPDILLLDEPLSALDSYLRSHIEKLLIELLSHYQGITIFITHKLEEAYRVCNHLLVLSGGQILAEGSKQDIFERPPTVEVAQITECKNFSQARRVDEHHIDALDWGCCLQVTNPMASKLGYVGLRAHHIKFPQTTDQSNTYLGWLAMTIETQHRVTVYIKLHSKPQSPQDYHLQAELYREQWNRLQHRPLPWPIHFDPASLITMPY